The Clostridioides sp. ES-S-0010-02 genome window below encodes:
- a CDS encoding YafY family transcriptional regulator — protein MAKIDNMMSILWMLNSEKKVTAKQISEKLEINIRTVYRYIDALSASGVPIISDTGHNGGYTLLNNFIKAPLFFDTEEQTALLHAAIFAKEEGCFLDDTLDKATSKLKMYSNQKQEEILTKHLIGFEVIKPTGKISIESVLKKLKNSIVNELSVEINYRTACEEKSKCRIINPYGIVRWNNNWYIVAFCQMRNEIRSFRVDRIGSVIETSNTFSRPKEFSASEFFIKGIMDETKDEDNLITLVIEGRINALDNLCQHWLLGYYLKERTPNKVIFKLQEDIIFTYIPNILIPYRKSIQIIEPLSFRDKMVENLLELISHYQI, from the coding sequence ATGGCTAAAATTGATAATATGATGTCTATACTATGGATGTTAAACTCAGAGAAAAAAGTTACTGCAAAACAAATATCTGAAAAATTAGAAATAAATATAAGAACTGTATACAGATACATTGATGCATTATCTGCTAGTGGAGTACCTATAATTTCAGATACAGGTCATAATGGTGGATATACACTTTTGAATAATTTCATTAAAGCACCTCTTTTTTTCGATACAGAAGAGCAAACTGCTCTACTTCATGCAGCTATATTTGCTAAAGAAGAGGGATGTTTTTTAGATGATACATTAGATAAAGCAACATCAAAGTTAAAAATGTATTCAAATCAAAAACAAGAAGAAATTTTAACAAAACATTTAATAGGTTTTGAAGTAATAAAACCAACTGGAAAAATATCCATAGAATCTGTACTTAAAAAGTTGAAAAATAGTATAGTAAATGAATTATCTGTAGAAATTAACTATCGTACGGCTTGTGAAGAAAAATCAAAATGTAGGATTATAAATCCATATGGAATTGTTCGTTGGAATAATAATTGGTATATAGTAGCATTTTGCCAAATGAGAAATGAGATTCGTAGTTTTAGGGTGGATAGAATTGGTAGTGTCATAGAAACATCAAATACTTTTAGTAGACCAAAGGAGTTTTCTGCAAGTGAATTTTTTATAAAAGGGATTATGGATGAAACAAAAGATGAAGATAATCTTATAACATTAGTTATAGAAGGAAGGATAAATGCATTGGACAACTTATGTCAGCATTGGCTTCTAGGATATTATTTGAAAGAAAGGACTCCAAATAAAGTAATATTTAAACTTCAAGAAGATATAATATTTACCTATATACCAAATATACTTATACCTTATAGAAAATCGATACAAATAATCGAACCATTAAGTTTTAGAGATAAAATGGTTGAAAATTTACTCGAATTAATTAGTCATTATCAAATTTAA
- a CDS encoding glutamine amidotransferase, producing MKNRKVYMYVFDTMSDWEVGYLTAELNTGRYFKKGLKPLKVLTVGVNKNPIITMGGLKVLPELTIDEFNMKSNDLLILPGGNTWTSIGHEKILEKSKEAFEQGSIVAAICGATLGLAKKGLLDFRNHTSNDLEFLKMVIPSYSGEKYYKMESVVNDENLVTASGIAPLEFTIQVLKVLDVFKEEALSSWLNLYKTHDSKYFFKLMNCNKEI from the coding sequence ATGAAAAATAGAAAAGTATATATGTATGTATTTGATACTATGTCAGATTGGGAAGTTGGATATTTAACTGCTGAATTAAATACAGGAAGATATTTTAAAAAAGGATTAAAACCATTAAAAGTACTTACAGTAGGAGTTAATAAAAATCCTATTATAACAATGGGTGGATTAAAAGTTTTACCTGAGCTTACAATTGATGAGTTTAATATGAAAAGTAATGATTTATTAATTTTGCCAGGGGGAAATACTTGGACATCTATAGGTCATGAGAAAATATTAGAAAAATCTAAAGAAGCTTTTGAACAAGGGTCTATAGTTGCAGCTATTTGTGGTGCTACTTTAGGGCTAGCTAAAAAGGGTTTACTAGATTTTAGAAATCATACAAGTAATGATTTAGAATTTCTAAAAATGGTGATACCAAGTTATTCTGGAGAAAAATATTATAAAATGGAATCTGTAGTTAATGATGAAAATTTAGTTACTGCTTCAGGAATTGCACCCTTAGAATTTACGATACAAGTTTTAAAAGTTTTAGATGTTTTTAAAGAAGAAGCATTAAGTTCATGGTTAAACCTTTATAAAACTCATGACTCTAAATATTTTTTCAAACTAATGAATTGTAATAAAGAAATTTAA
- a CDS encoding ATP-binding protein codes for MDSKIMVSGNIIGELSEKIPSNIVALNELVKNSYDAGAKNILVKVDRINQKLLIKDDGSGMDMLDIEKLLHISKSNKLYGKINEYDRYNQGSKGLGFLSVFKFGKYVTWKTKKLNGLQFSIEYRDLLEIDDISNYFVPITRNDYVDKGTEIEISIDEYNLNSLVKYFTEEKNYEKIINSFFDDSIKIILQLDDKQIESKTLDSIKEYLPDRQLFYVTYSSDEEIIKFYNNDKLAFEKEYKFSGFDYKLDIEIEIFSLKPGDKKKFNNLYYNHVGDLTPLIYVNKNLFNNYNIFDPNVMRGKKSNKVLSQMIGTINIYSTNVNLNFNSDRTQFLQNSLTDNIISFLHGINVVIQSEGASRKKYLIDFDFIIGDYVKSSQINDRVFLKNMIKKDFAFKDRVNINIEEEFVMYELFGKEKQIPIILDKDIEKDKDVEKDKDIEKDKDVEKDKDVEKEPRPAKIELYKKTDRKAIPSSQINLYNYVKNVIDKLGNKIDKTKLNIMVNGEKITDGILDSICVECTKDILYTYSDDMNGYVVEELMITFFISKTEFGTRMKKVGLISYNNICEGYEVNLGETIQNLITQINSLEVNDYLELISCSLRSLLELSIDYINKSVKFRELKLNETNRGFENRVKAVIKLIKDNKSYKEEIVRSTKIDFDSFKNLLDTIDFEKTVKSSHLGAHKSTLYLQPRDRVESLAGEVSLFIIFTNELLNNDKIIYSNVKAEESK; via the coding sequence ATGGATTCAAAAATTATGGTTAGTGGAAATATAATAGGTGAATTGTCAGAAAAAATACCATCAAATATAGTTGCATTAAATGAACTTGTAAAAAATTCATATGACGCAGGTGCTAAGAATATTTTAGTTAAAGTTGATAGGATAAATCAAAAGCTATTAATTAAAGATGATGGTTCAGGGATGGATATGTTGGATATAGAAAAATTACTACATATATCCAAGAGTAATAAATTATATGGTAAAATAAATGAATATGATAGATATAACCAAGGATCAAAAGGCCTAGGGTTTTTATCAGTATTTAAATTTGGAAAATATGTAACTTGGAAAACAAAAAAGTTAAATGGACTACAATTTTCTATTGAATATAGAGATTTATTAGAGATAGATGATATAAGTAATTACTTTGTGCCAATTACTAGAAATGATTATGTGGATAAAGGCACAGAAATAGAGATTAGTATTGATGAATATAATTTAAATAGCTTAGTAAAATATTTTACAGAGGAAAAAAATTATGAGAAAATTATAAATTCATTTTTTGATGATAGCATCAAAATAATATTACAATTAGATGACAAACAAATAGAAAGTAAAACATTAGATTCTATTAAGGAATATTTACCAGATAGGCAATTGTTCTATGTAACTTATAGTTCAGATGAAGAAATAATTAAATTTTACAATAATGATAAATTGGCTTTCGAAAAAGAGTATAAGTTTTCTGGATTTGATTATAAACTTGATATTGAAATAGAGATATTTAGTTTGAAACCAGGTGATAAGAAAAAGTTCAATAATTTATATTATAACCATGTTGGAGATTTAACTCCATTAATATATGTAAATAAAAATTTATTCAATAATTACAATATTTTTGATCCAAATGTAATGAGAGGCAAAAAATCTAATAAAGTATTAAGTCAAATGATTGGGACTATAAATATATATAGCACTAATGTAAATTTAAACTTTAACTCAGATAGAACACAATTTTTACAAAACAGTTTAACAGACAATATAATATCTTTTTTGCATGGAATAAATGTTGTGATTCAAAGTGAAGGAGCTAGTAGGAAAAAATATCTCATAGATTTTGATTTCATTATAGGAGATTATGTTAAATCAAGTCAGATTAATGATAGAGTTTTCTTAAAGAATATGATAAAGAAAGACTTTGCATTTAAAGATAGAGTTAATATAAATATAGAAGAAGAGTTTGTAATGTATGAACTTTTTGGAAAGGAGAAGCAAATTCCAATAATACTAGATAAAGATATTGAAAAAGATAAAGATGTTGAAAAAGATAAGGATATTGAAAAAGATAAAGATGTTGAAAAAGATAAAGATGTTGAAAAAGAACCTAGACCAGCAAAAATAGAACTATATAAAAAAACTGATAGAAAAGCAATTCCTTCTAGTCAGATTAATTTATATAATTATGTAAAAAATGTAATAGATAAATTGGGTAATAAAATAGATAAAACAAAGTTGAATATTATGGTTAATGGAGAAAAGATAACTGACGGAATTTTAGATAGTATATGTGTAGAATGTACCAAAGATATTTTATATACCTATTCTGATGACATGAACGGATATGTTGTTGAAGAATTAATGATTACCTTTTTTATAAGTAAAACTGAGTTTGGCACTAGAATGAAGAAAGTCGGTTTAATTAGCTATAATAATATATGTGAAGGATATGAGGTTAACTTGGGAGAAACTATACAAAATCTTATTACTCAAATAAATTCATTAGAAGTTAATGATTACTTGGAGTTGATCTCTTGTTCACTAAGGTCTTTACTAGAATTAAGTATAGACTATATAAATAAAAGTGTTAAATTTAGAGAGTTAAAATTAAATGAAACTAATAGAGGATTTGAAAATAGAGTCAAGGCTGTGATTAAATTAATAAAAGACAACAAGTCATATAAAGAAGAAATAGTTAGAAGTACAAAAATAGATTTTGATAGTTTTAAAAATTTATTAGATACAATTGATTTTGAAAAAACTGTAAAAAGTTCTCACTTAGGTGCACATAAATCTACTTTATACCTACAACCAAGAGATAGAGTAGAAAGCTTAGCAGGGGAGGTATCATTATTTATCATATTCACAAATGAACTTTTAAATAATGACAAAATTATTTATTCAAATGTAAAAGCGGAGGAATCAAAATGA
- a CDS encoding helix-turn-helix domain-containing protein encodes MCLDGKKGLRAICKMIRVGKASFYEWIHKYEKDEAKCVKRHLIHSTQINLRCLPLMIIIYVKGSLEDIAFKYNLSFICLLQSWVMKYNNHNTINRFHNRKEDKIMIKVRKITYDEKIEIVTFCIENNDNYQLTLGKYKVLHKNFYT; translated from the coding sequence ATGTGTTTAGATGGTAAAAAAGGACTAAGGGCTATCTGTAAAATGATTAGAGTTGGTAAAGCATCATTTTATGAATGGATTCATAAATATGAGAAGGATGAGGCGAAGTGCGTGAAACGTCATCTAATACATTCTACTCAAATTAATTTAAGATGTTTGCCATTAATGATTATTATTTATGTTAAAGGTTCATTAGAGGATATAGCATTTAAATATAACCTATCATTTATATGTTTACTTCAAAGCTGGGTTATGAAGTATAATAATCACAATACAATAAATAGGTTTCATAACAGAAAAGAGGATAAAATTATGATTAAAGTCAGAAAAATAACATATGATGAAAAAATTGAAATAGTAACATTTTGTATTGAAAATAATGATAATTACCAATTAACGTTAGGTAAATATAAAGTTTTACATAAAAACTTTTACACTTAG
- a CDS encoding transposase codes for MFAIKALNKEGYSTLSLCSFASIFRPLYYKWLNKVETIKDKEKVVILEEIIKIYYKINGVYGYSDITMNINKILGKCYNHKRIYHLMKPVNLQSVIRKKREKYTTNNS; via the coding sequence ATATTTGCTATAAAAGCACTAAATAAAGAAGGCTATTCTACATTATCACTATGTAGTTTTGCTAGTATTTTTCGTCCTTTATATTATAAATGGTTAAATAAAGTTGAAACAATTAAAGATAAGGAAAAGGTAGTTATTTTAGAGGAAATAATTAAAATATATTATAAAATAAATGGAGTTTATGGATATAGTGATATAACTATGAATATTAATAAAATTCTAGGCAAATGTTATAATCACAAAAGAATTTATCATTTAATGAAACCTGTAAATTTACAATCAGTGATTCGTAAAAAGAGAGAAAAATATACCACAAATAACAGCTGA
- a CDS encoding IS3 family transposase encodes MEGFWGIIKSEMYYLRKFNTFDELKLAIGNYINFYNNKRLYKKLKGLVLIEYLE; translated from the coding sequence ATGGAAGGGTTTTGGGGAATTATTAAATCTGAAATGTACTATTTAAGAAAATTTAATACTTTTGATGAGTTAAAATTAGCAATTGGTAATTATATAAATTTTTATAATAATAAGAGATTATATAAAAAATTAAAAGGCCTAGTTCTGATAGAATATCTAGAGTAG
- a CDS encoding FRG domain-containing protein — protein sequence MRFIDNLDDILKYISVFKKESGIVWFRVHNNINYRLNGGLYRIDKNLSIIRDSENNIFNYFINCEDSYYNQFYENKDWDVLFLMKHCNLPTRFLYLDR from the coding sequence GTGAGATTTATAGATAATTTAGATGATATTTTAAAATATATTTCAGTGTTTAAAAAAGAATCTGGAATAGTATGGTTTAGGGTACATAATAATATAAATTATAGGTTAAATGGTGGTTTATATAGAATTGATAAGAATTTGAGTATAATAAGAGATTCAGAAAACAATATTTTCAATTATTTTATAAATTGTGAAGATTCTTATTATAATCAATTTTATGAAAATAAAGATTGGGATGTACTATTTTTAATGAAACATTGTAACTTGCCTACAAGATTTCTTTATTTGGACAGATAG
- a CDS encoding extracellular solute-binding protein, which yields MKRKIAAILLTVVMSLSLVACSNDNAAKSDKLEDTLVVYTTNGEDMLGAISEEFTKETGVNVEFINLKGELADRVRSEKDNPQADIMFGGDTSTYMQLKEEGLYEKIEPSWNNELDKSYKDSEGYWYGTIKTPVMMFYNTKLLSADKAPKDWSDLTKEEYKDLIVTRDSLSSSMRSTVSNLINYYSTTKSEAEAWKYLEDLNKNIKNYYNSGSVMYSAIGKGEAAISVAVLSDIIDNKEKNNMPLEVVDAESGSVVITDCVAALKNAPHPNAAAKFVDFVGSAKVQSMVANDFNRIPTLDSALKDSPKWMSKEYKAMDVDWSVIGKNQSNWIEKWETDIIDNNKTIK from the coding sequence ATGAAGAGAAAAATAGCAGCTATTTTATTAACTGTAGTGATGTCATTATCACTGGTAGCTTGTAGCAATGATAATGCAGCAAAAAGTGATAAATTAGAGGATACATTAGTAGTATATACTACTAATGGTGAGGATATGCTAGGAGCGATTTCTGAAGAATTTACAAAGGAAACAGGAGTTAATGTTGAATTTATAAACTTAAAGGGTGAACTAGCAGATCGTGTTAGAAGTGAAAAAGATAATCCACAAGCAGACATAATGTTTGGTGGGGATACGTCTACATATATGCAATTAAAAGAAGAAGGATTATATGAAAAGATTGAACCAAGTTGGAATAATGAATTGGACAAGTCTTATAAAGATTCAGAAGGATATTGGTATGGAACTATAAAAACACCAGTAATGATGTTTTATAACACAAAATTATTATCAGCTGATAAAGCACCAAAAGATTGGAGCGATTTAACAAAAGAAGAATATAAAGATTTAATAGTTACTAGAGACTCATTATCATCATCTATGCGTTCTACTGTTAGTAACTTAATCAATTACTATTCAACTACTAAGAGTGAAGCTGAAGCTTGGAAGTATCTTGAAGATTTAAATAAAAATATAAAGAACTACTACAATAGTGGAAGTGTTATGTATTCAGCAATAGGTAAAGGTGAAGCTGCTATATCTGTTGCAGTGTTAAGTGATATAATAGATAATAAAGAAAAAAATAATATGCCATTAGAAGTTGTGGATGCAGAGAGTGGTTCTGTAGTAATTACAGACTGTGTAGCAGCTTTAAAAAATGCACCACATCCAAATGCAGCAGCTAAATTTGTAGATTTTGTTGGAAGTGCTAAAGTCCAATCTATGGTTGCAAATGATTTTAACCGTATACCAACATTAGATTCTGCACTTAAAGATTCACCAAAGTGGATGTCGAAAGAATATAAAGCTATGGATGTAGATTGGTCTGTAATTGGAAAAAATCAATCTAACTGGATTGAAAAGTGGGAAACAGATATAATAGATAATAATAAAACTATAAAATAG
- a CDS encoding ABC transporter ATP-binding protein, whose protein sequence is MENIELKEINHYYGKEKVLHDINISIKEGEFFTLLGPSGCGKTTILRIIGGFIKPSSGSIYVGDNNITNLEPENRNMGTVFQNYALFPNMTVEENVSYGLKIKKLSKKIIVEKCDTYLELAGMKDFRKKKIDELSGGQQQRVAVARALATEPTMLLLDEPMSNLDVALRVKMREEIREIQQKIGITTLFITHDQQEALAISDRIAVMDKGKVLQIGMPMEVYKRPLNDFVANFVGTSNCIEKEDYVNFNIEKETKPYIYKRPEEMVLLQNTNQSGFVKVKVESKRFLGPILEYTVSNNEKKYQVTELNRLNNSNKLNVGDRAYLGVLQGE, encoded by the coding sequence ATGGAGAATATAGAATTAAAGGAAATTAATCATTATTATGGAAAAGAAAAAGTATTACATGATATTAATATATCCATCAAAGAAGGCGAATTTTTTACTTTATTAGGCCCTTCTGGATGTGGTAAAACAACCATTTTAAGAATAATTGGTGGATTTATAAAACCTTCTTCTGGGAGTATTTATGTTGGTGATAATAATATTACCAACCTAGAACCAGAAAATAGAAATATGGGAACTGTTTTTCAAAACTATGCATTGTTTCCAAATATGACTGTAGAAGAAAATGTATCTTATGGATTAAAAATAAAAAAATTATCTAAAAAAATTATAGTAGAAAAATGTGATACTTATTTAGAACTGGCAGGAATGAAAGATTTTAGGAAAAAAAAGATTGATGAATTATCTGGTGGACAGCAACAAAGAGTGGCAGTAGCAAGAGCATTAGCTACTGAGCCTACTATGCTTTTATTAGATGAACCAATGTCTAATCTAGATGTAGCTTTAAGAGTTAAAATGAGAGAAGAAATAAGAGAGATACAGCAAAAAATTGGTATTACTACTTTATTTATTACTCATGATCAACAAGAGGCGTTGGCTATTTCTGATAGAATAGCTGTAATGGATAAGGGTAAAGTTCTTCAAATTGGTATGCCAATGGAAGTCTACAAAAGACCATTGAATGATTTTGTGGCAAATTTTGTAGGCACTTCAAACTGTATTGAAAAAGAGGATTATGTTAATTTTAATATTGAAAAAGAGACAAAGCCTTATATTTATAAAAGACCTGAAGAAATGGTATTGTTGCAAAATACTAACCAAAGTGGGTTTGTAAAAGTAAAAGTAGAATCTAAGCGTTTCTTAGGACCAATTTTAGAATATACAGTATCAAATAATGAGAAAAAATATCAAGTGACTGAACTTAATAGGCTGAATAATAGTAATAAATTAAATGTAGGGGATAGGGCATATTTAGGTGTGCTACAAGGTGAATAA
- a CDS encoding iron ABC transporter permease, with the protein MIKKRNHSKFTSKNIISIILYSILFWILIGYIIVPIANTFAQAFQGEAGYSFEVFKEYFSNTNNLRVVSNTIILGLGSVVVCGIMGISLALYMTFVCDKHKKIIHILLLSPMMIPGVIMVIACIQLYGESGIVTKSIEILLSFINKPYDFSGLKGILFVVAYTQYVYFYLNVYVALKYVDYSTVEAAKGMGASKLRVFFDVIWPVITPAVITSTIITFASGISSFSAPNLIGGGFKVLSTQIVRSKANNHMDIASVQVITLLLMGIAFMLLLQYYGKKYGVVSSLKSQSYKVDNRKKDLFTFVCKIIIEIQIIIIIMLPIITIVYLSFVSTHSIMTTIFPRDFTLENYQIIFQKSRVLQPILNSLKMSLMAVALGLIITVPVSYLVIKKDNTYNRLAKFIIMLPWSMPASAIAVNLINTFNQKSIFAFNESLIGGFYILPIAYTIYALPLLFSSNEVAMKSINLGLEESSRSLGAGRIQTFYNIIIPNMMPGIISGAILVFIRTIGEYTMSALLYGVYNRPISISIVTNMQEFKIGVSMAYGVLVIGICYIALGIIFKLDRKRFT; encoded by the coding sequence ATGATTAAAAAAAGAAACCATAGTAAATTCACATCTAAAAATATTATTTCTATTATTTTATACAGTATATTATTTTGGATTCTGATTGGATATATTATCGTTCCAATAGCTAACACCTTTGCACAAGCATTTCAAGGTGAAGCTGGATATTCTTTTGAAGTATTCAAAGAATATTTTTCAAATACTAATAATTTAAGGGTAGTAAGCAATACTATAATTTTGGGATTGGGTTCTGTAGTTGTGTGTGGAATTATGGGTATATCACTTGCCTTGTATATGACATTTGTTTGTGATAAACACAAAAAAATCATACATATTCTTTTACTAAGTCCAATGATGATTCCTGGAGTAATTATGGTAATTGCATGTATTCAGCTTTATGGAGAAAGTGGGATAGTTACAAAATCTATAGAAATTTTACTCTCATTTATCAACAAACCCTATGATTTTAGTGGATTAAAGGGAATTTTATTTGTGGTTGCCTATACTCAGTATGTGTATTTTTATTTAAATGTATATGTTGCCTTAAAATATGTGGATTACTCAACAGTTGAAGCTGCAAAAGGAATGGGAGCATCAAAGCTAAGAGTATTTTTCGATGTAATATGGCCTGTTATTACACCAGCTGTTATAACTTCTACTATTATAACTTTTGCATCAGGTATTAGTTCTTTCTCAGCACCAAATCTTATAGGTGGTGGTTTTAAAGTTTTGAGTACTCAGATTGTTAGGTCTAAGGCTAATAACCATATGGATATAGCTTCAGTTCAAGTGATTACTTTGTTACTAATGGGGATTGCATTTATGCTTTTGTTACAGTATTATGGCAAAAAATATGGAGTAGTATCATCCCTAAAATCTCAAAGTTATAAAGTTGACAATAGAAAAAAAGACTTATTTACATTTGTATGTAAGATTATTATTGAAATACAAATTATTATTATTATTATGCTCCCTATAATTACTATTGTATACTTATCATTTGTAAGCACACATTCAATTATGACGACCATATTTCCTAGAGATTTTACACTGGAAAACTACCAGATAATTTTCCAAAAATCACGTGTATTACAGCCTATTTTAAACAGTTTGAAAATGTCTTTAATGGCAGTAGCATTAGGATTAATAATTACAGTACCAGTATCATATTTAGTAATTAAAAAGGATAATACATATAATCGACTAGCAAAATTTATTATAATGTTACCTTGGAGTATGCCTGCAAGTGCCATTGCAGTTAACCTAATTAATACATTTAATCAAAAAAGTATATTTGCTTTTAATGAATCCTTAATAGGTGGTTTTTATATTTTGCCTATAGCATATACAATTTATGCCTTGCCATTACTATTTTCATCCAATGAGGTTGCTATGAAGTCAATAAATTTAGGACTAGAAGAATCATCAAGGAGTTTAGGTGCTGGAAGAATACAAACCTTTTATAATATAATAATCCCAAATATGATGCCAGGAATAATTTCAGGGGCTATATTAGTATTTATTCGTACAATTGGAGAATATACAATGTCAGCCTTGCTTTATGGCGTTTACAATAGACCTATTTCAATATCCATTGTAACTAATATGCAAGAATTTAAGATAGGAGTATCTATGGCTTATGGTGTATTAGTAATTGGGATATGTTATATAGCATTAGGAATAATTTTTAAATTAGATAGAAAAAGATTTACATAA
- a CDS encoding ketose-bisphosphate aldolase: protein MLINMKEMLKVAQENQFAVPAFNIGSGQILKAVVQSANEKNAPVILAIHPNELSFLEDSFVASCIEEAHKSKVPMVIHLDHGANKSQILRAIRCGFTSVMIDGSHLSYEENVAISRAVVEIAKGLNISVEGELGTIGTTGTSGEGGSDEIIYTNPQLARDFVEKTGVDTLAIAIGTAHGIYPKGFKPELKLDLLKEIKEVVDIPLVLHGGSSNPDEEIAQAVKLGVCKVNISSDVKSAYYKKCREVLEQNPSLYEPDAIYPQCIEAAREVIEFKMNLFNDIDKLKCFSPKEESVIG, encoded by the coding sequence ATGTTAATAAATATGAAGGAAATGTTAAAAGTAGCACAAGAAAATCAATTTGCAGTACCAGCATTTAATATAGGGAGTGGGCAAATACTTAAAGCAGTAGTACAGAGTGCTAATGAAAAAAATGCACCAGTAATACTTGCAATACACCCAAATGAGTTAAGTTTCCTAGAAGATAGCTTTGTAGCTAGTTGTATAGAAGAAGCACATAAGAGTAAGGTACCTATGGTAATACACTTAGACCATGGAGCAAATAAAAGTCAAATATTAAGAGCTATAAGATGTGGATTTACATCAGTAATGATTGATGGCTCACATTTATCATATGAAGAAAATGTAGCAATATCTAGGGCAGTAGTAGAAATTGCAAAAGGATTAAATATATCTGTAGAAGGAGAACTTGGAACAATAGGAACAACTGGAACATCAGGAGAAGGTGGTTCTGATGAAATAATATATACAAATCCACAATTAGCTAGGGATTTTGTTGAAAAAACAGGTGTAGACACATTAGCCATTGCAATTGGTACAGCACATGGTATATATCCAAAAGGGTTTAAACCAGAGCTTAAATTAGATTTATTAAAAGAAATAAAAGAAGTAGTAGATATACCTTTAGTTCTTCATGGCGGATCGTCAAATCCAGATGAAGAAATAGCACAAGCAGTTAAACTAGGAGTTTGTAAAGTAAATATTTCAAGTGATGTTAAATCAGCGTATTATAAGAAGTGCAGAGAAGTATTAGAACAAAATCCAAGTTTATATGAACCAGATGCTATATATCCACAATGTATAGAAGCTGCAAGGGAAGTTATAGAGTTTAAAATGAATTTATTCAATGACATAGATAAATTAAAATGCTTTTCACCAAAAGAAGAATCAGTGATTGGATAA